CCTTTATTCGTGTGCGTGCAAGCCATGATCGAAACCATCAAAGCAAAGAAGTCACCCTCAATCCTTCTGAAGATTGACACTCCATAGCAAAGGCGTGTGTGTCTCCTCGGAATTGCTTCTCCAATCACTCACCTGGAGAGGATTTGGAACAAGATTGACTAACTGCTTGCAACCTCTTCCACCAGAATCTGCATTGATGGGGACTTACCTTATGAGATTCGGCATCGCTACTCTTGTTTGTTGTTATGGACACCGCCGCTGCTCTGTTTGACACGACACTGCCTGCCGGCGAGAGGTGGTGAAGGACATTGGAAGATTGCAGGCAACTTTGGGAGCTTCCATTTACGCAGATGATGTTGCAAGTGAGATGCGCGCATGCAGCTGAGCGCCTCCTTGAGATCTTTGAAGCAGCAACAGGGCTCAAGACCAACTGGTAGAACATTATAGTGTTTGTTTGGGCTGTCTGATGATCCAGGTGCTGCTGCCATCTTCCAGGCCTCTACTCTACCCAGATGATCATCTCATCACCGTCCTTCCGGGGCTCTCATCGAGCCGCTGGATGCTGCCCTGCTGAACTGCTGTTCAAGCATTGCAATGGACGACGCCTGACTCTTCGTGATGCAATTACTGACAACACATGGATGCCATTACTATGGATGCTATGGAAGGAAAGAAACGTCAGGATCTTCAATAACCTGAGAAGCGCTTCTGTCCTGTGCTCCTAGACTGCATGCAGCACTGGGCTCAATTTGTTCCCAAACCTACTCATGTATTGTTGTACTCCATCAATAATCGCGTAGAGCCCACCCACTCGCTGTTATAGTACTATATGACTTCATTGATGAGCAGCTAAGATTTTGCGCACAAGAGCGCATCAAACAGCTCAGAAAAATCGATCTACACATAAGAAAATCTTAATTGCCCAATCACCTATACTCAAATAGTTCAAAATGGCCATCCACCCATATAGAAGGGCATCTGAACCTATTGCATAATCTTGCATGGCACAGCAGAGCCGATGAACCGCTAGCGGTTGCTCCTACTTTCAACCAAAAAGCATGCATGAGATAATATATATTACATAAAAAGTATTAAACCCTCAGGTATAAGAAAAGCGAACTGGTCAATAGCCCAATACGGTATCAACTCTTTCTACTCCAGTACAAGTTGCATTTCCCAATCCTTGATTGGCATACAAGTCTGCAAGATAAATAGAAACCAAGGGAGCTCATTGCAAGATGGTCAATCGGCCAACCATCTCCCCTCCTTGCCATCGCATTGTTATATTACATATCACAAGATGGGAGGCGCCTCCGAAGTGAAGATTAATCGACGCAGGCGTCTCAGGTCGAAGCCCTCAAATGTTCTCGCTGGATACAGATCGTCCAAATGCTGATATGGTGTAAGCTTACACCAACAAAAATGCGTAACGATCCGCTCACAGTTGCGCATCAGCATCCATGCTGGATTTGTCGGTGTCGCTACCGGTAGGTGTATGAACCGATTTTTTACTGGATTTGCGAGCTCGCTGGGGAGGCCTGCTTGTTCCAGGGCTTTTGGGTTCGCCCTTGCGCTTTCCAATGAGCCCCAAGGCAAGTGCTTCCAGAGCTTTTGCTGTGGGAGGCCTGTTTCTGGTTCCATGCCTCCGGGAATCCGCCTGCGGAGCCAAATCAGCTTGTGAACTAGCAGGTTGTACCATAGCCATGGGTCGTTCTGCTACCTCTGGATCACGGACCTGATCGCTGCTGGAAATGGTGGGAGCTTCCTCAGCCATCATGTAATCATCATCGTCTGATAAAGTGACACATACAATTGCACCTGTCATGCTATCAAGTGGTGTCTCCTGTTTAACCTGACCAACCGAACTACTAGCTTCAGCCCCTTTCGCAAATTTTGTCTCACCGATGGTGATCTTTGAATGAACTTCAGGCAGAGCATCGACCTTGCGCTCAAATGATTTGTCCTCATATAAGTTCTTCACTTTCATCTTCTCACTTGACCTGTCATTGGTAAGAGTGTTTGATGCACCTCTTATCTGCTCGCGTGGCTTCTCTGTGGAACATCTTGCAACTGTTTTGATCTGAGAATTACCAGAAACATCACCGACAATTGATTTTGATGAGGTTGGCAGTGGCTTGATTTTCTCTTTGATCTGAGAATTACCAGAAACATTACCAACAGTTGGTTTTGATGAGGTTGGCAGTGGCTTGATTTTCTCTTTGATCTGAGAATTACCAGAAACATCACCAacagttggttttgatgatgttgacAGTGGCTTGATTTTCTCTTTGATCTGAGAATTACCAGAAACATCACCGACAGTTGGTTTTGATGACGTCGACAGTGGCTTGGTTTTCTCTTTGATCTGAGAATTACCAGAAACATCACCGACAGTTGGTTTTGATGACGTTGACAGTGGCTTGGTTCTCTCTTTGATCTGAGAATTACCAGAAACATCACCGACAGTTGGTTTTGATGACGTTGACAGTGGCTTGATTTTCTCTTTGATCTGAGAATTACCAGAAACATCACCGACAGTTGGTTTTGACGAGGTTGACAGTGGCTTGATTTTCTCTTTTGCTGAACCAACTCCCTTGGAGAAAGGAAAGCTGCGCCGGCTGGTCTGGTCATTGTTACAGCTAGATAATTTTCTGCGCTTTGACACTGGTGATAAATACTTGCGCCTTTCAGTTTTTGTTTTGGGCTCAAATAAGCATGTCAAATCAATTTTGTTACCACTGCCATTAGAAGAATGACCATTGACTGGAAAATCTGAGCATGATGCAGTCACCATGTTTTGCAACGAATCAACTTGGGTTTCTTTCTTTACATTGTGCACTGAAAAGATTTCAGTGTCGTTAACATCAGTTGTAACTGGTCCACGATATTCATGGTCATCTGACAATCGACCATCTGCATCTGACTCCTCCGATGAACTGACAGTCACAACCTTGCGTGATTGGCGTGAAGGGACAGAACGAACTTTTGCATCAGCAGGTAGTCTCCTCATCTCCCTGACTCTGAAGGGCTCTTGTCCTTGTACCAAGGTAGTATCAATAATTGTGAAC
This portion of the Triticum dicoccoides isolate Atlit2015 ecotype Zavitan chromosome 7A, WEW_v2.0, whole genome shotgun sequence genome encodes:
- the LOC119329424 gene encoding uncharacterized protein LOC119329424 isoform X2, which translates into the protein MDSVELEDSGEHQLSLEVSLASDVIYDDAPVCPCIGSDHQAEIPNLSTEDERQQLMTSTLGSVLPGFDYPVTIGLAIPVTWEPSEVRKEEELGRHHSSETKARAISQDEDRPVNSVCPTINDTSDHDSTYQDPQPMVPVDHVESGSNQAHAENLASCSTQEGNNFTNKPMTQQGEIDQFTPLPCASTSLWSSIEAECFLLGLYIFGKNLSLLSRFLGNKTIGDVLSYYYGKFYKRDTYRRWSDCRKARTRRCILGERIFTSWRQQEIISRLKSVILDEAHDSLVEIFKSFNDGQTSLEDFVFALKSTVGTEALVEAVGIGKEKRDLTGFVLDPSKPNQVPSNHPDIPTGKDCSSLASEEIIKFLTGDFRRSKTRSNDLFWEAVWPRLLARGWHSEQPKDVSTTKNSLVFLVPGIKKFSRSKLTKGTHYFDSVSDVLKRVAADPILLDLEVGGFGNDVTFEENGYDTDMKNNQDDPLDGNQELPRFTIIDTTLVQGQEPFRVREMRRLPADAKVRSVPSRQSRKVVTVSSSEESDADGRLSDDHEYRGPVTTDVNDTEIFSVHNVKKETQVDSLQNMVTASCSDFPVNGHSSNGSGNKIDLTCLFEPKTKTERRKYLSPVSKRRKLSSCNNDQTSRRSFPFSKGVGSAKEKIKPLSTSSKPTVGDVSGNSQIKEKIKPLSTSSKPTVGDVSGNSQIKERTKPLSTSSKPTVGDVSGNSQIKEKTKPLSTSSKPTVGDVSGNSQIKEKIKPLSTSSKPTVGDVSGNSQIKEKIKPLPTSSKPTVGNVSGNSQIKEKIKPLPTSSKSIVGDVSGNSQIKTVARCSTEKPREQIRGASNTLTNDRSSEKMKVKNLYEDKSFERKVDALPEVHSKITIGETKFAKGAEASSSVGQVKQETPLDSMTGAIVCVTLSDDDDYMMAEEAPTISSSDQVRDPEVAERPMAMVQPASSQADLAPQADSRRHGTRNRPPTAKALEALALGLIGKRKGEPKSPGTSRPPQRARKSSKKSVHTPTGSDTDKSSMDADAQL
- the LOC119329424 gene encoding uncharacterized protein LOC119329424 isoform X1, which translates into the protein MREVDARQFRSLMDSVELEDSGEHQLSLEVSLASDVIYDDAPVCPCIGSDHQAEIPNLSTEDERQQLMTSTLGSVLPGFDYPVTIGLAIPVTWEPSEVRKEEELGRHHSSETKARAISQDEDRPVNSVCPTINDTSDHDSTYQDPQPMVPVDHVESGSNQAHAENLASCSTQEGNNFTNKPMTQQGEIDQFTPLPCASTSLWSSIEAECFLLGLYIFGKNLSLLSRFLGNKTIGDVLSYYYGKFYKRDTYRRWSDCRKARTRRCILGERIFTSWRQQEIISRLKSVILDEAHDSLVEIFKSFNDGQTSLEDFVFALKSTVGTEALVEAVGIGKEKRDLTGFVLDPSKPNQVPSNHPDIPTGKDCSSLASEEIIKFLTGDFRRSKTRSNDLFWEAVWPRLLARGWHSEQPKDVSTTKNSLVFLVPGIKKFSRSKLTKGTHYFDSVSDVLKRVAADPILLDLEVGGFGNDVTFEENGYDTDMKNNQDDPLDGNQELPRFTIIDTTLVQGQEPFRVREMRRLPADAKVRSVPSRQSRKVVTVSSSEESDADGRLSDDHEYRGPVTTDVNDTEIFSVHNVKKETQVDSLQNMVTASCSDFPVNGHSSNGSGNKIDLTCLFEPKTKTERRKYLSPVSKRRKLSSCNNDQTSRRSFPFSKGVGSAKEKIKPLSTSSKPTVGDVSGNSQIKEKIKPLSTSSKPTVGDVSGNSQIKERTKPLSTSSKPTVGDVSGNSQIKEKTKPLSTSSKPTVGDVSGNSQIKEKIKPLSTSSKPTVGDVSGNSQIKEKIKPLPTSSKPTVGNVSGNSQIKEKIKPLPTSSKSIVGDVSGNSQIKTVARCSTEKPREQIRGASNTLTNDRSSEKMKVKNLYEDKSFERKVDALPEVHSKITIGETKFAKGAEASSSVGQVKQETPLDSMTGAIVCVTLSDDDDYMMAEEAPTISSSDQVRDPEVAERPMAMVQPASSQADLAPQADSRRHGTRNRPPTAKALEALALGLIGKRKGEPKSPGTSRPPQRARKSSKKSVHTPTGSDTDKSSMDADAQL